One genomic segment of Cytophagales bacterium includes these proteins:
- the purS gene encoding phosphoribosylformylglycinamidine synthase subunit PurS, which produces MRFKAEIDIMPLKEILDPQGKAVKLGLGNLGINNIENVRIGKHITLELNAKDEEQAKQVVDQACKKLLANLVIEDYKYNISLKSEL; this is translated from the coding sequence ATGAGATTCAAAGCAGAAATTGACATAATGCCCCTCAAGGAGATCCTTGATCCACAGGGAAAAGCTGTTAAGCTCGGACTCGGGAATCTGGGCATAAATAACATTGAAAACGTGCGCATTGGCAAGCATATTACTCTAGAACTCAATGCTAAAGATGAAGAGCAGGCAAAACAAGTTGTTGATCAGGCTTGTAAAAAGTTATTGGCAAACCTGGTAATAGAAGACTACAAATACAATATATCACTTAAATCTGAGTTATAA